AAGTGCTTTGGGATGACCTTGGGCAGGATATCCAGAAGACTGCCCTGTCACAAACAGGGAGAGGGAACCTGGAAGAAATCATAGTTCCTGTCTCTCCAAAGTCAAGAAGAGttcatatacagtaaattcacgaatacaagccgcactgaatataagccgcatctctgggtgttggcaaatatttcggtttttgtccataaataagccgcacccaaatataagccgctttgtcgttcgcagcgaggacccgcgtgcaattattaacagaaccgcgggagggcggggtttactggctgagctaaggctgtgcaggctcggcccgctaggggctgctgacagggccaggtggcccagcctggtgctgccgctcggggccggccgccgctgccactgggctccgtcaccccgggtcggcgctgccccgcggtggcaggcagggacggagcttcccctgctcctacggcagcggcggcgggcggggacggagctttcccgcgcccgtggcgccggcggcgggcagggacggagtttccccgctcctgccgcggcggcggcgggcggggacaaagcaccccgtcggctccccgggccacagcaatggcttccgcggggctcccgtcggctccccgagccgcagcaatggcggcgcgggcttcccccccctccccgggccgcggtaggggcggcccgggtcccccctctcctccccgggccgcggcaatggcggcgccgggcccccccccgtctctcccctgggctgtggcagaggaggaaagagagctctcctgcctctctccccgccccccgtgctgcctacacggagccaggctccacccgcggtgcaacagagtagcgatttgtaacaatcgcaaaatgccgactttgcagcagctcggctcagcactctggcaggcacttctgaggttgtattagccgctcctgattattagccgcatttccggtttaggagcaaaatcttagtcaaattggtgcggcttgtattcgtgaaattactgtacttgtttctGCACTCAGCTGCTTCGGTTAGTCTCTGAAGAGGTTTTGGGGCCTAAATGTGTCTCATTTTTCATAGGAAACGTTTGAAGGCAAAGAACTTGATGTACATTAAGCAGATCCTGTATTTACTGGAGCGGTTTGTGGCCATGCTGGGAGGTAAGAAAACCTCTTTTCTCTCCAGGGATACTGATAAATTCCGTTAGTGCttcctcaggacactgtcccccttcctcctctgcagagaCTGCAGGAAAGTGTTGCTCATGTATAGGTTCAGATGCCTAGAATAGTTTTATTTCTCAGGCTGATTTGTATGTGGGGAAGTTGACTGGTGTCTACTTGAACCCTTCTCTTTGTTTGACTAGCTGAGGAGCAGCAAGTGACATTGTAAGATGATAGAGGcagtttccttctctttctgtgtGATTTTGAGATCCAGTTGGAGTGGGGATATAATGTAAGATGCTAAGTGAAGAATACAGCAGATGTATAACAGATGCATAACAGTGTGGCAAAAAGAACTGCATGAAATTAATCTCTAGGTCACCTGGTTGTAAGACCTCTCTGTATGTCAACGTGTGTCTGCAGAGTGAATCTTTCCTGACTGGTGCCTTTCCTTTGtaagaaaatagtattttgcCTTGATTTTAGGTCCACAGGAATTTGCAGggctccttttctccagtgaTCTGTTTGCTAGACCTTAGTGTGTCTGGAGGAGGGAATGTCCTAAGTTCATATAGAACTTCTTCCATGCCAGGGAAATGCAGCCctgtgggacaggggctgcagaAGTGAGATGTGAGGCAGGTGTTAAACACTGGGACATAAAATGCAGTGAGTGGCAGCAATTAATCCTGTCCTGGATGTTGGGCTCTGGGCATGTAGGTGTCCTGCTCCCAGTTGCCTGCCAGCCTCTGTTCTTctcagctccttgctgctgcaTTGAGGAGGGGTGAGGGATGTGTTGCAGTCCCTTCCCTTTGTCTTTGAAGCATGGTGACTACAAAGGGTGTGAATATTTCTGATCACTCACCCTACCTGCTGCTTCCTGCCACTTCCTGCGTGAAGGAATGTAGGTGGTGTTCTTTAGGATGCAGCAGATGTTCTGCAATGTAGGGCTACTCTACAGTGCAGATAAAAACTGAGTGGAGCTCATGTTTTGCCTGTATAGCTAGGTTTTGCAGATATGTAgttactttttgggtttttttgtgcactGTACCTATCAACCTCAGGCTTTAGTTTTCTGCTTAATTTTGAGATAGATTAAAGCCTTCCTTGAATTGGTTTCATGCTTTACAGGTAATGTGAACCAGAATCCTGGATGTCAGGCAGTTTCCCAAACAGGTAAGACTGTAGTGAGCTCCTGGGGTATGGAGCTATCAGTCAGGGACACGGGTGTGGCAGTAAGGGGCGCAGGCCCAGCAACAgctaataatttcttttccccttttccctcttttctttcagggACAGTACTAAAAACCATCAATGACTTCCTATTTCAGAGCCAGACTGACAATATCAACCTCTTCAAGGTAATGCAAACATTTTCTGATAGGACACAGGTGGTGGTGACTTGTTTGAGATTATTTGGAGTGTGTGTGAGAGCTGGAAGTAAAGCCAAAGCTCACACAGCAGAATCTGTTGTCTAGATATCTGTAGGTAAAGCCACACTGTAGGGGCTGTGGATGCAGATATCTTGCTACTCCAGTAACCTGACTCCCCCCTTGAACCTCCAAACATAGCACCATAACACTGTGTGTGTTTCCACTCTGGAATGCCATTGTAATAAACTGTTGTCTGGCTTGTAGTGCCCACAAAGAGCTGTGCACCTCTCCCCAAAAGCACATGAAGTGACAGCCTTGCTGGACAGGGATCAAGGACAACAGAATGGGAGAAGAGGTGCTGAATGCCAATTCATTTTCCTGTCTTCCTTCAACAGGTTCAGCGGTACTGTGAGAAGAGCCTCATCAGCAGGAAGGTACTTGCCCTGTCAGCAGTGTTCCAATACTGTTTCACACGTGGAGTTTGAGATGGAAGATGCAGCAGCTGGGTTGGAGCTTGTCTTCTCCACCCTGTTCTGCAAACAAAATGGTTCCTGTAGCAAGTACTATGTGGACAGATTAACTTTTGCTTATCCAGAAAAGAAATATACAATGTGGTGTACCATGGTATTCTGTGGGTGCCAGTTCTGTGCTGCTTGGCCTCAAATTTCCCAGCCAAGTGAGGCTGCATTGCACTGAAAGAACAGACGTCAGAgacttgttttgctttggattCAGTGGGTGGAGGAAGGTAATGGGAGCTGATACATTCTGATTAGGTTGGTGTGTGACCACCTACTAAGGAACTTAATTCGTGGCAGGCCAGCAAACCtgcctttattttctctgtttcctgcTGTTGGTAGTCTCAATCTTTCTGGCTTTTGCTTGGCagctttttgggtttgtggAGCGATATGGGGGCCCTGCCTCAGCTGTGAAGATCAACAAGGAAAACCAGAAGGTGGCTGGTTTGCAGAACTTTCTTCTGACCCTTCAGCAGGGATCTGATAAGGAGGGTGAGTTCAGGCATCTTCTCCTCGTGCATCTGTGGGCGGTGAGGATGTGGAACCTGCATCTCTCTGCATGAGGGAAGGGGAGAAGCAAATTTGCAGAATGAGAGACTGAAGGTGTCCTGCATGGGTGTTTTTTAACAGCTCTCACTAGCTGACCTAGGCAACTGTTCATTTGATTGGTGAGGAGGTCCCTTTCAAGCTGAATGATGTAATTCACACCACATGCACTCAAGCTTTGCACTTTTGTGACCTGCAGGCTCTGGGACATGGGCTACTGTGTGTAGTAGCACTGCTTAGTGGTGCCATCCACAAAAAAACagatctttctttcttttttttaatttagcaaTGAGATAGAATTTGTTTCCCCCTTTAATGGATCTTTGTTCTCTGCTTGCAGATGTAGGCCAGGTATTGTGTTCCTGTAGAGCATGTTTTGTGCTTAGCTCCTGTCTTTAGAAGTGTAGCCTAAGATGCctgtctctgctttcctttttggGCCAGCAGGTaccccccagagccctcccGTGGAGGCTGAGCATGACCAGCTCCGAACAGCCTCTCCACTGATGCAGATTGAAGGATTTCTCTCAGCCCTCACAAATGCAAACCAAGATGGCAGAGTCATTTTCAACAGGCAAGGTACTGGAAAGGGTGAGCTGGGGAGAGATGGCATGAGTCAGTCACAAGCAGGGTGCTTCACTGGTACTGAGGGAGGAGATACAAGAGGCTGTGGGGAAACCTGCAGCAACATTTGTGCCGTCTGTGATGTAGGCTGGCCAGCTTGGTCTGTCTGAGGATGCTTATGACCCCCTGGGAGTTTTTAACCGAGGGCATTGGGGCCAGGGTTTGCAGAGGTCTGCTCCCTCTTTGGATGTCAGTTTTTGTCCTCCTTGTTGTACAGCTCCAGGGAGATTAGGAAGCAGAAGGTAATTTCCAGATTGGCAttacctgctgctgcctctctgtATTGACTAGCAAGTCCTTACTTTGAGAGGTGGGGACCTGCCAGAGTGCCCATGTCAGGAGGACTCTCATATCCCTGACTATGTGTCACAACTAGCTCCTGAATgctcttccctgcttttcccaggcaCAGTGGGTCAGAGCAGCCTCAAATTCCTCTTGCTGAATCCAGCTGTCCACTTTGCCAAGGTTGTGGAAGAATGCCGTGCTGTCATCATTGCCGGAGGCACCATGCAGCCGGTGAGGGAATAAGGACgctgtgctgggaaaaggagGTCGGTGGTGCTGTCTACCAGCCGGGGTGGAAAGaaagcagccaggctgagctcatGGTAGAACTAGCACGGGGAGCAGTTGGAGGAGCTGGTGATGCATGCAtagctctgcagggccagggatTCCCCCGGAATCTTTGCCCAAAGTGTGGGCagatggtgctgctgctctgctgttggcctgggctggggctgcccttgACAGCAGCGCTGGTGCTGCATGTGTGAAGCTTTTTTGGAACACTGGCACTTAACTTGTCTTAGTTTTGTGGATCTTAGGTGGCTGACTTCcgagagcagctgctgtgctgtgctggcgTGGACCCTGCCCGTATTGTGGAGTTCTCCTGTGGTGAGTGTGCTGGGCCggcagggagggctcagcaGCTGCAAGGGCTGCAGTTTGCCTTTAACATTCTTCTGTCAGCACTCAAAGCAATGTGGCATCTTTTCTACAAATCAAGGCAGCAAAGGGGCTGTGTGAGTTCCCTTTCACTCTGAGCTTACCCTGTGGTCATGACTGGTATTAGCAGGCATGTGCCACACCTTCTTCCCAGGGGCTGAGGGGATGGAAGCTGGAACAGCTGAGTGACTTAGGCACTTTGGCAAATGTTTGCCTCTGTCCCTTACATGCAATTAAAGTTCTTCAGCTCATGAGGtttgtgccagcagcagtgatgtTGACTCTCAGTACTTGTTTTTGTCTCCAGGACATGTGATTcctccagaaaatattttacccCTCATCCTCTGCAGTGGTCCTTCCAACCAGGAGCTGGAGTTCACTTACCAGACCAGAGACCTGCCTCAGATGGTCAGTTTGTCCTCTGTTCCCTTTCTTGGGAtctctttttttgcttcatgtGCTTATATTTTGGGGCGGGGTACACACTCTGTTTAAGAGCTGGGGTGAGCAAAAGCCATGGCAAGGGAAATCCCAAAccacagaagcagctgcaggtgtTTTGGTCCTTCTTTCTGTGACAGGCCAGCAAGCACCCAAGGCCAGACACTAAgtctgctctgcccctgctgaaCCTCAGCCAGATGTGCTAACCAGCTCTCAACCTCTCTTTTAGTGGCACAGCTGCCATCCACTGAGGGAAGCCTCCTTTCCTGAACAACCACAGCTCCACAGCTGTAACAGAAACCGTGGGCTAGGGAAGAAGGCTAAGCAGTGAAGAGCTTTTTAGTGATGCCCAGCTCCCCTTGGGAGTTCTCACAGACCTGGCACGTTTCTcacatttttcccttcccttaGTCATGTCATAAGGGAGGTGTGATCCTGGGATTGAACATAGAATTAGAGTGGCATTAACTGGCGCTCCTGTCAGCTGCAATATGCTCTCATCTCTCTTGCAGATGGATGAGACAGGTCGAATCCTTTGCAACCTGTGCAATGTGATCCCAGGAGGTGTGGTGTGCTTCTTCCCCTCCTATGAATATGAGAAGCAGGTGTACGGACACTGGGAGAAGACAGGGCTGCTCTCCCGCCTCTCAGCCAAGAAGAAGGTGATTGTGCAGCCTGGGAAGTTGGTACTTTCCATGGAGGTGTCAAAACCCAGACAATTCCACATGCATTCCAGGCCTCTCTCTGAGTTGTTCCCATAGTCTGCACAGCAGAACAGAATGGATGTTTATCCAGCTAATCCCTCCAGTAACAAATAAATCATACTGCCTGGgtggctgagcactgagctgtgaTCTAAATGAGATTGATTGCAGCTATACATTCCAGAAGTGCACAGTCTGTGTAACAGCCTTGGGGGTAGACAGTCTTTGCTTTCCATAGCCAGCAAGCTTGTTCTCTCGTGCCTGGGGTGGGGCTGTTCAGGTTGAGCTCCTACAGGGAATTAGTTTTTCCCAGGCTCATCTGGGTCCCTTGAGCACCGACCAGCACAGGCAAGGGCTAGGTAGAGTGATACAACGCTGCAGTTCATAAGACAAATAGCATTTTACTATCTGCTTGAAGTAGAGGTGAGAACTGGAAGACTAGCAACAGTGAGTCCTGTTGAAGGAGCAGTGAGAAGCATTAAATAGGGATATCAGTGCAAATATAAAATCTTTGCACTGACTCACACGAAAGCTGGGTATTGAAAGTCACCAGATTCATAGGTGCAAGAGGTGCACAttgcttttctgcctctcagctCTTGGATGACTTGTGCAATACTGCAAGAAGTTACAAGTCTGCCAAAGCTGAAAGGGAATgttggaggggcaggaggagctgctgctcccttcagAGGCCATCTGAAAAGAACTGTAGTGCATTTTCAGGGTGGAGGGAAGGTACTGGTTAAGTTAGTTTTTCAGGCACTTTTCCCTTCTGTGACTTCAGTTTCATATGCTGTTGAATGGCACAGGGATAAAAtgatttgctttctttaaactgtttgctttctgttgCTGTAACTGATGAACTGTGCCTGACAGATCTTTCAGGAGCCGAAGAAAGCCAACCAGGTGGAGCAGGTGCTGGTGGAATATGCCAAGTGCATAAAGGTAAGCTGAGCAGGCAGGCTGGTGGGAGTGTGGCAGCCCAGGAGGGAATGCTGCAAAGGAGGGCACTTGGAACAAGGAAAAAGGGCTCTAGCCTAGGTGTGGGAGTGtttctgaagcacagaaatCTTCCCAGCTATGGTTTAAGTTGCTGGTCCCTCTCCTGCAGCGCTGCAGCCAGACAGGAGGACAGATGACAGGGgccctgctgctttctgtagTTGGAGGCAAAATGAGTGAAGGGATAAATTTCTCCGATGACCTGGGAAGGTAAGGTAACTGCTCCTTGGAAAGCCATCTTTCCAAGGCTGGGATGTAGTGATGGACATATCAGTAATTGCATAGACAGAAAATCCTGGGGGTCCTGTGACTTAGCTGATGCTCAAAGTAACATGAGGGTCTGCTGGGTGGTGTAAAACCTGCCTGTCCAGGCCCCTCTTCCAGTGAATAATGCAGTTAGGCTTGCTGTGCTGGAAAACTGCTTTGTTCTGGCACCCTGAATCccgctgcagctctgctcagcacgTGCTTGTCAGACTGCTGTGCTTTATTACTGCTTTTAGTTTGCAGGGCTGGCAGTCTTTCAGGGGTGCAGTAACCTCTAATTTATCTATTGGCGAAGTGCTCTAGGATAAGACATTAAGAATAATGCAGTCCTCCCGTGCAGGTGTGTGATTATGGTGGGAATGCCTTACCCCAACATTAGATCTCCAGAACTCCAGGAAAAAATGACTTGGCTTGACAAAACCATGGTAAGAGCCACTTACACCTCTGTCTCTTTCAATTCTACTTTATAGTACTAACTTTCCAGCACATGAGTCCCAGAGCTGCCTtcagaggttttattttctttgagcTTGCCCTCATTTCCCAGACAGGGTGCTACTGAGAGcacagccttctccaggctgctcctgaaCAGGTCTAAAACGCAGGGAGGAAGTTTGGTGGAGGGAAATGCCACCAGGACTTGCTGGCATCTCTGAGTTCCAAGGGGAGCAAGGACCCTCCAAGCCAGTGGGGGTGCCAGGGTGGTAGAAGCTGCTTGCTAGGATCATCTGTCCCTTCTCACTGCTCACTGCAGGTGCTGTTCCTGGGGACAGATTTCTGCCTTCAAGGGGACCTTGGGCTGGCTCTTTGTGAATACTCAACATGCTTTTCTGACTGCAGCCTTTCTTCTGTCCCTCCTTACTCTCAGCTTGGGCTCTGCCTGGCTCACCCTGCAGGAGTAAAAGTACTCACCTCACTTTGTCATTAAGACTTGCCAATTTGATTTACATCTGCCTTGTGTTCAGACTTGcctgtttcttctttccagcccagagctggtggCCAGGCACCGAGCAGAGTGCTGATTGAAAACCTGTGCATGAAGGCAGTAAACCAGTCGATAGGTAATTCATCCTTCCTTGGGTGGGCTGGGGGATATGAAATACACTGAAGGAGGAGGGTAGGAAAAAGGATGCATTGCAGATGATGGGAACATGATCTTCCTTGCCTGAGAACAAACAAGTGGCTGGGCCATTGTTTGTGTTTATGCTCTGTACAGGCAGAGCCATTCGCCATCAGCAGGACTTTGCAAGCATCGTGCTCCTGGATCACAGGTACGCGCGCCCTGCCATCTTCAACAAACTGCCCCAGTGGATCAGGGAGAGGACCCAGGTGAAACCTGCCTTTGGATCTGCGTTTGCCGAGCTAAGAAAGGTCAGAACTCGTCATATCTTGTGTCCTGCTACCAACACTGTTCCGCACTGTCCTTGTCTGGACCTTTTCCAAGCCTTCCCTTTAGAGTAAGGGCAAGGACAAACTGCCTGCTTTTGTGTGTTCCCAGTTCCACCGAGGCAAGCTGGAAGCTTTGTGAGGTGAAGCAGAGAGCACATGCTATTTGTCATTGTGACTTACATCTCTGAAGACTAGGTAAAGTTACACAAgttgctgcttttctgctccTTGGACTTCATAAAATCTCTGCCTTCTGCCTCCTTTGTGGATGTTTTCTGTTCGGTATCCGAGTGCTATGATGGTGAGACAGCCTTCAGCACCCAGCCAGGAGGGAAACTGGCTGTAGGTCTGAGGCAGCTGAAGACAATAACAGCAGGCACCTACTTGTTTACAGCTgtgaaggttttatttaaattgattAAATACTTTTCATAAAAACACTCCAGTATGGcaagtattattattattatttcacgattataagccgcaccattttgtttaaaattttgcttccccccccggaaatgtggcttacactcaggagcggctaataagtgaaaaattttctgaaatttccaaccccgaaaatgccagccagggtgctgagctgagcacctgccagtaaaacctgggattacgcgattgttacaaattggttactatgttgtgcggcgggtggaggcgggctccgtgccagGGGAGGGAGGCGAGGGG
This genomic interval from Catharus ustulatus isolate bCatUst1 chromosome 4, bCatUst1.pri.v2, whole genome shotgun sequence contains the following:
- the DDX11 gene encoding ATP-dependent DNA helicase DDX11 isoform X7, whose translation is MESGGTGNTGMESGGTESSGLESVAAPGRFPFPYTPYGIQEQFMQALYGALDAGRVGIFESPTGTGKSLSLICGALSWLRDWQEKRRQEEEQLLRPQRARADSADTAGQPDWVTAFVQEKQERDRVDRLKEEHIRRKKREDALEKIRHNVQLKYAAKRKRCEEDEAKRLLQLSKEALSQGGGEGVLDQLDHNEEELILAEYESDDEKKVVSGLEDDDDDLEEEHVTKIYYCSRTHSQLSQFVREVQKSPFGKDTRLVSLGSRQNLCVNEEVRRLGALQLINDRCMEMQKNKHEKKSDEENEGKKRRVSRTVCPFYSYEQMQFLRDEVLVEVKDIEQLVSLGRETKACPYYGSRFAIPAAQLVVLPYQMLLHEPTRNAAGIKLKDQIVIIDEAHNLIDTITCIHSAEVSGSQLCCAHSQLSQYMERYRKRLKAKNLMYIKQILYLLERFVAMLGGNVNQNPGCQAVSQTGTVLKTINDFLFQSQTDNINLFKVQRYCEKSLISRKLFGFVERYGGPASAVKINKENQKVAGLQNFLLTLQQGSDKEGTPQSPPVEAEHDQLRTASPLMQIEGFLSALTNANQDGRVIFNRQGTVGQSSLKFLLLNPAVHFAKVVEECRAVIIAGGTMQPVADFREQLLCCAGVDPARIVEFSCGHVIPPENILPLILCSGPSNQELEFTYQTRDLPQMMDETGRILCNLCNVIPGGVVCFFPSYEYEKQVYGHWEKTGLLSRLSAKKKIFQEPKKANQVEQVLVEYAKCIKRCSQTGGQMTGALLLSVVGGKMSEGINFSDDLGRCVIMVGMPYPNIRSPELQEKMTWLDKTMPRAGGQAPSRVLIENLCMKAVNQSIGRAIRHQQDFASIVLLDHRYARPAIFNKLPQWIRERTQVKPAFGSAFAELRKFHRGKLEAL
- the DDX11 gene encoding ATP-dependent DNA helicase DDX11 isoform X3; the protein is MESGGTGNTGMESGGTESSGLESVAAPGRFPFPYTPYGIQEQFMQALYGALDAGRVGIFESPTGTGKSLSLICGALSWLRDWQEKRRQEEEQLLRPQRARADSADTAGQPDWVTAFVQEKQERDRVDRLKEEHIRRKKREDALEKIRHNVQLKYAAKRKRCEEDEAKRLLQLSKEALSQGGGEGVLDQLDHNEEELILAEYESDDEKKVVSGLEDDDDDLEEEHVTKIYYCSRTHSQLSQFVREVQKSPFGKDTRLVSLGSRQNLCVNEEVRRLGALQLINDRCMEMQKNKHEKKSDEENEGKKRRVSRTVCPFYSYEQMQFLRDEVLVEVKDIEQLVSLGRETKACPYYGSRFAIPAAQLVVLPYQMLLHEPTRNAAGIKLKDQIVIIDEAHNLIDTITCIHSAEVSGSQLCCAHSQLSQYMERYRKRLKAKNLMYIKQILYLLERFVAMLGGNVNQNPGCQAVSQTGTVLKTINDFLFQSQTDNINLFKVQRYCEKSLISRKLFGFVERYGGPASAVKINKENQKVAGLQNFLLTLQQGSDKEAGTPQSPPVEAEHDQLRTASPLMQIEGFLSALTNANQDGRVIFNRQGTVGQSSLKFLLLNPAVHFAKVVEECRAVIIAGGTMQPVADFREQLLCCAGVDPARIVEFSCGHVIPPENILPLILCSGPSNQELEFTYQTRDLPQMMDETGRILCNLCNVIPGGVVCFFPSYEYEKQVYGHWEKTGLLSRLSAKKKIFQEPKKANQVEQVLVEYAKCIKRCSQTGGQMTGALLLSVVGGKMSEGINFSDDLGRCVIMVGMPYPNIRSPELQEKMTWLDKTMVLFLGTDFCLQGDLGLALCEYSTCFSDCSLSSVPPYSQLGLCLAHPAGVKPRAGGQAPSRVLIENLCMKAVNQSIGRAIRHQQDFASIVLLDHRYARPAIFNKLPQWIRERTQVKPAFGSAFAELRKFHRGKLEAL
- the DDX11 gene encoding ATP-dependent DNA helicase DDX11 isoform X6, translating into MESGGTGNTGMESGGTESSGLESVAAPGRFPFPYTPYGIQEQFMQALYGALDAGRVGIFESPTGTGKSLSLICGALSWLRDWQEKRRQEEEQLLRPQRARADSADTAGQPDWVTAFVQEKQERDRVDRLKEEHIRRKKREDALEKIRHNVQLKYAAKRKRCEEDEAKRLLQLSKEALSQGGGEGVLDQLDHNEEELILAEYESDDEKKVVSGLEDDDDDLEEEHVTKIYYCSRTHSQLSQFVREVQKSPFGKDTRLVSLGSRQNLCVNEEVRRLGALQLINDRCMEMQKNKHEKKSDEENEGKKRRVSRTVCPFYSYEQMQFLRDEVLVEVKDIEQLVSLGRETKACPYYGSRFAIPAAQLVVLPYQMLLHEPTRNAAGIKLKDQIVIIDEAHNLIDTITCIHSAEVSGSQLCCAHSQLSQYMERYRKRLKAKNLMYIKQILYLLERFVAMLGGNVNQNPGCQAVSQTGTVLKTINDFLFQSQTDNINLFKVQRYCEKSLISRKLFGFVERYGGPASAVKINKENQKVAGLQNFLLTLQQGSDKEAGTPQSPPVEAEHDQLRTASPLMQIEGFLSALTNANQDGRVIFNRQGTVGQSSLKFLLLNPAVHFAKVVEECRAVIIAGGTMQPVADFREQLLCCAGVDPARIVEFSCGHVIPPENILPLILCSGPSNQELEFTYQTRDLPQMMDETGRILCNLCNVIPGGVVCFFPSYEYEKQVYGHWEKTGLLSRLSAKKKIFQEPKKANQVEQVLVEYAKCIKRCSQTGGQMTGALLLSVVGGKMSEGINFSDDLGRCVIMVGMPYPNIRSPELQEKMTWLDKTMPRAGGQAPSRVLIENLCMKAVNQSIGRAIRHQQDFASIVLLDHRYARPAIFNKLPQWIRERTQVKPAFGSAFAELRKFHRGKLEAL
- the DDX11 gene encoding ATP-dependent DNA helicase DDX11 isoform X1, which gives rise to MESGGTGNTGMESGGTESSGLESVAAPGRFPFPYTPYGIQEQFMQALYGALDAGRVGIFESPTGTGKSLSLICGALSWLRDWQEKRRQEEEQLLRPQRARADSADTAGQPDWVTAFVQEKQERDRVDRLKEEHIRRKKREDALEKIRHNVQLKYAAKRKRCEEDEAKRLLQLSKEALSQGGGEGVLDQLDHNEEELILAEYESDDEKKVVSGLEDDDDDLEEEHVTKIYYCSRTHSQLSQFVREVQKSPFGKDTRLVSLGSRQNLCVNEEVRRLGALQLINDRCMEMQKNKHEKKSDEENEGKKRRVSRTVCPFYSYEQMQFLRDEVLVEVKDIEQLVSLGRETKACPYYGSRFAIPAAQLVVLPYQMLLHEPTRNAAGIKLKDQIVIIDEAHNLIDTITCIHSAEVSGSQLCCAHSQLSQYMERYRKRLKAKNLMYIKQILYLLERFVAMLGGNVNQNPGCQAVSQTGTVLKTINDFLFQSQTDNINLFKVQRYCEKSLISRKLFGFVERYGGPASAVKINKENQKVAGLQNFLLTLQQGSDKEAGTPQSPPVEAEHDQLRTASPLMQIEGFLSALTNANQDGRVIFNRQGTVGQSSLKFLLLNPAVHFAKVVEECRAVIIAGGTMQPVADFREQLLCCAGVDPARIVEFSCGHVIPPENILPLILCSGPSNQELEFTYQTRDLPQMMDETGRILCNLCNVIPGGVVCFFPSYEYEKQVYGHWEKTGLLSRLSAKKKIFQEPKKANQVEQVLVEYAKCIKRCSQTGGQMTGALLLSVVGGKMSEGINFSDDLGRCVIMVGMPYPNIRSPELQEKMTWLDKTMVLFLGTDFCLQGDLGLALCEYSTCFSDCSLSSVPPYSQLGLCLAHPAGVKPRAGGQAPSRVLIENLCMKAVNQSIGRAIRHQQDFASIVLLDHRYARPAIFNKLPQWIRERTQVKPAFGSAFAELRKVRTRHILCPATNTVPHCPCLDLFQAFPLE
- the DDX11 gene encoding ATP-dependent DNA helicase DDX11 isoform X4, producing the protein MESGGTGNTGMESGGTESSGLESVAAPGRFPFPYTPYGIQEQFMQALYGALDAGRVGIFESPTGTGKSLSLICGALSWLRDWQEKRRQEEEQLLRPQRARADSADTAGQPDWVTAFVQEKQERDRVDRLKEEHIRRKKREDALEKIRHNVQLKYAAKRKRCEEDEAKRLLQLSKEALSQGGGEGVLDQLDHNEEELILAEYESDDEKKVVSGLEDDDDDLEEEHVTKIYYCSRTHSQLSQFVREVQKSPFGKDTRLVSLGSRQNLCVNEEVRRLGALQLINDRCMEMQKNKHEKKSDEENEGKKRRVSRTVCPFYSYEQMQFLRDEVLVEVKDIEQLVSLGRETKACPYYGSRFAIPAAQLVVLPYQMLLHEPTRNAAGIKLKDQIVIIDEAHNLIDTITCIHSAEVSGSQLCCAHSQLSQYMERYRKRLKAKNLMYIKQILYLLERFVAMLGGNVNQNPGCQAVSQTGTVLKTINDFLFQSQTDNINLFKVQRYCEKSLISRKLFGFVERYGGPASAVKINKENQKVAGLQNFLLTLQQGSDKEAGTPQSPPVEAEHDQLRTASPLMQIEGFLSALTNANQDGRVIFNRQGTVGQSSLKFLLLNPAVHFAKVVEECRAVIIAGGTMQPVADFREQLLCCAGVDPARIVEFSCGHVIPPENILPLILCSGPSNQELEFTYQTRDLPQMMDETGRILCNLCNVIPGGVVCFFPSYEYEKQVYGHWEKTGLLSRLSAKKKIFQEPKKANQVEQVLVEYAKCIKRCSQTGGQMTGALLLSVVGGKMSEGINFSDDLGRCVIMVGMPYPNIRSPELQEKMTWLDKTMPRAGGQAPSRVLIENLCMKAVNQSIGRAIRHQQDFASIVLLDHRYARPAIFNKLPQWIRERTQVKPAFGSAFAELRKVRTRHILCPATNTVPHCPCLDLFQAFPLE
- the DDX11 gene encoding ATP-dependent DNA helicase DDX11 isoform X5, with protein sequence MSTGFRGKSLSLICGALSWLRDWQEKRRQEEEQLLRPQRARADSADTAGQPDWVTAFVQEKQERDRVDRLKEEHIRRKKREDALEKIRHNVQLKYAAKRKRCEEDEAKRLLQLSKEALSQGGGEGVLDQLDHNEEELILAEYESDDEKKVVSGLEDDDDDLEEEHVTKIYYCSRTHSQLSQFVREVQKSPFGKDTRLVSLGSRQNLCVNEEVRRLGALQLINDRCMEMQKNKHEKKSDEENEGKKRRVSRTVCPFYSYEQMQFLRDEVLVEVKDIEQLVSLGRETKACPYYGSRFAIPAAQLVVLPYQMLLHEPTRNAAGIKLKDQIVIIDEAHNLIDTITCIHSAEVSGSQLCCAHSQLSQYMERYRKRLKAKNLMYIKQILYLLERFVAMLGGNVNQNPGCQAVSQTGTVLKTINDFLFQSQTDNINLFKVQRYCEKSLISRKLFGFVERYGGPASAVKINKENQKVAGLQNFLLTLQQGSDKEAGTPQSPPVEAEHDQLRTASPLMQIEGFLSALTNANQDGRVIFNRQGTVGQSSLKFLLLNPAVHFAKVVEECRAVIIAGGTMQPVADFREQLLCCAGVDPARIVEFSCGHVIPPENILPLILCSGPSNQELEFTYQTRDLPQMMDETGRILCNLCNVIPGGVVCFFPSYEYEKQVYGHWEKTGLLSRLSAKKKIFQEPKKANQVEQVLVEYAKCIKRCSQTGGQMTGALLLSVVGGKMSEGINFSDDLGRCVIMVGMPYPNIRSPELQEKMTWLDKTMVLFLGTDFCLQGDLGLALCEYSTCFSDCSLSSVPPYSQLGLCLAHPAGVKPRAGGQAPSRVLIENLCMKAVNQSIGRAIRHQQDFASIVLLDHRYARPAIFNKLPQWIRERTQVKPAFGSAFAELRKVRTRHILCPATNTVPHCPCLDLFQAFPLE